The Leadbettera azotonutricia ZAS-9 genome has a window encoding:
- a CDS encoding 4Fe-4S binding protein, with protein sequence MEKAYLEKALGDLINTSPGNYITRETALRPDLAGMRIFDEPLIGYAAAGDPYFAELKKPGIIGSHFMAPREWLDSAETVIALFLPFTEQVKAANRKNPDWPADEWLHARIEGQAFQNTVCRHAIDLLKGQGFAASAPMIDSRFSQTSPVTADKNEQGYYTSNWSERHAAYVCGLGTFGLSKGLITRRGIAGRYISFITSARFEPDQRPYTGVYDYCSRCGACVRNCPAKAISLETGKSHPLCSAFVESTRKKHAPRYGCGKCQVAVPCESGIPLPLFS encoded by the coding sequence ATGGAAAAAGCATATCTTGAAAAGGCCCTGGGGGATCTCATAAACACCAGCCCAGGCAATTATATAACCAGGGAAACTGCTTTGCGGCCCGATCTGGCGGGAATGCGGATCTTTGACGAGCCTCTTATCGGATATGCTGCCGCAGGGGATCCGTATTTTGCAGAACTGAAAAAGCCCGGCATTATCGGCAGCCATTTTATGGCTCCCCGAGAATGGCTGGACAGCGCCGAAACAGTGATCGCCCTCTTTCTTCCCTTTACCGAACAGGTAAAGGCCGCCAACCGCAAAAATCCTGATTGGCCCGCCGATGAATGGCTCCACGCCCGAATCGAGGGGCAAGCCTTTCAGAACACTGTCTGCCGTCATGCCATTGATCTGCTTAAGGGTCAGGGCTTTGCCGCCTCCGCTCCCATGATCGATTCCCGCTTTTCCCAGACCAGCCCGGTTACTGCAGACAAAAACGAGCAGGGCTATTATACCAGCAATTGGTCCGAACGGCACGCCGCCTATGTCTGCGGCCTGGGTACTTTCGGCCTTTCCAAAGGGCTTATCACCCGCCGGGGAATCGCCGGACGGTACATCAGCTTTATAACCAGCGCCCGGTTTGAACCGGATCAGCGGCCCTATACCGGCGTCTACGACTACTGTTCCCGCTGCGGGGCCTGTGTCCGAAACTGTCCCGCAAAAGCAATCTCACTGGAAACAGGAAAGAGCCACCCCCTCTGCTCAGCCTTTGTGGAATCCACCCGGAAAAAACACGCTCCCCGCTACGGCTGCGGCAAATGCCAGGTGGCAGTACCCTGTGAAAGCGGGATTCCCCTTCCCTTGTTTAGCTAG
- the purE gene encoding 5-(carboxyamino)imidazole ribonucleotide mutase, with protein sequence MKAAIIFGSQSDKPVMKKAADVLREMGVEYTAHILSAHRVPELLSQTLKELEVSGVEVIIAGAGLAAHLPGVIASQTLIPVIGLPIASGGLGGMDALLSIVQMPKPIPVATVGVDNGANAAHLACQILALKYPELKKKLEAARIKMKADFANENKGVEL encoded by the coding sequence ATGAAAGCCGCCATTATCTTTGGTTCTCAGTCAGACAAACCGGTAATGAAAAAAGCTGCCGATGTGCTGCGAGAAATGGGGGTCGAATACACTGCCCACATACTTTCCGCCCACCGGGTTCCTGAACTTCTGAGCCAAACCCTAAAAGAACTTGAAGTCTCCGGCGTTGAGGTGATCATTGCGGGCGCGGGCCTTGCCGCCCACCTCCCCGGAGTCATCGCCAGCCAGACCCTGATCCCGGTTATCGGCCTTCCCATTGCCTCAGGGGGCCTCGGCGGTATGGACGCCCTCCTCTCCATCGTGCAGATGCCTAAGCCCATACCGGTAGCAACCGTGGGTGTAGACAACGGCGCCAATGCGGCCCATCTCGCGTGCCAGATCCTGGCCCTCAAATATCCTGAATTGAAAAAGAAACTGGAAGCCGCCCGGATTAAAATGAAAGCTGATTTTGCAAATGAAAATAAAGGAGTGGAATTATGA
- the purC gene encoding phosphoribosylaminoimidazolesuccinocarboxamide synthase, with product MSAKEIKQGKQLYEGKAKKVFATSDKDLVIIHYKDDATAFNGEKKGQIEDKGVMNNKIASGLFELLKKSKIPTHFVSHLNDRDMLCKKVKIIPLEVIVRNVAAGSMAKRLGLKEGTKLKTTVFELSYKDDSLGDPLINDSHAVAIGASTFDEIEKIKKITFKINDILSAFFLKRGIKLIDFKLEFGKTPDGKIVLADEISPDTCRFWDAKTNEKLDKDRFRRDLGNVKEAYIEILNRIG from the coding sequence ATGAGCGCCAAAGAAATTAAGCAAGGCAAACAGCTCTACGAAGGCAAGGCCAAAAAAGTTTTCGCTACCAGCGATAAAGATCTTGTAATCATCCATTATAAAGATGACGCCACCGCTTTTAACGGTGAAAAAAAAGGCCAGATTGAAGACAAGGGCGTCATGAACAATAAAATCGCCTCGGGCCTTTTTGAGCTGCTCAAAAAATCAAAAATCCCCACCCACTTTGTTTCGCACTTAAACGACAGGGATATGCTCTGCAAGAAAGTAAAGATCATTCCCCTGGAAGTAATCGTGCGCAATGTTGCCGCCGGTTCCATGGCAAAACGTCTGGGACTCAAAGAAGGAACCAAACTCAAGACCACAGTTTTTGAACTTTCCTATAAGGACGATAGTTTGGGCGATCCTCTTATCAACGATTCTCATGCCGTTGCCATCGGGGCCTCAACCTTTGACGAAATCGAAAAAATAAAAAAAATCACCTTTAAGATAAACGATATCCTGTCCGCCTTCTTCCTCAAAAGAGGTATCAAGCTCATCGACTTTAAACTTGAATTTGGCAAAACCCCCGATGGCAAAATAGTGTTGGCGGACGAAATCTCCCCCGACACCTGCCGCTTCTGGGACGCCAAAACCAACGAAAAACTCGACAAGGACAGGTTCCGCCGGGATTTGGGTAACGTAAAGGAAGCTTACATTGAAATCCTCAACCGTATTGGATGA
- the purF gene encoding amidophosphoribosyltransferase: MKSSTVLDDIITDDKLHEECGVFGVYLNDPSRDAASLVYYGLLSLQHRGQESAGIAATKDKAIEYRKGMGLVSDVFTPEILEQIKGSSAVGHVRYSTMGSSTIDNAQPFVSRFKLGSIAVAHNGTLTNANVVRELLEDAGIGFTSSSDSEVIVNLIAKNYKKGLERALTDTIQFIKGSYALAVLTDEVLVGARDPNGIRPLCLGQLDGGWILASESCAIDAIGGKFVRDIEPGEVVIIGKDQVLTFSFSEKTRRAVCSFEYVYFARPDSIIDKVDVYGARIRAGEILGRESAVAADLVIGVPDSGIPAAIGYGRATKTPYGLGIVKSKYVGRTFISPNQIQREKAVSVKHNVIASEVKDKRVVIIDDSIVRGTTSRRLVAILKGAGAKEVHIRVCSPPVRCPCYFGIDTPHRKDLISNGNSVSELCRSLGADSLAFISVEGLLEALDGQGGYCLGCFTGEYPIPVPGEAGDGC, encoded by the coding sequence TTGAAATCCTCAACCGTATTGGATGATATTATTACTGACGACAAGCTTCATGAAGAATGCGGGGTCTTCGGCGTCTATCTCAACGACCCCAGCCGGGATGCAGCGTCCCTGGTCTACTACGGTCTCCTCTCCCTCCAACACCGGGGACAGGAGAGCGCCGGCATAGCCGCAACCAAAGACAAGGCCATAGAATACCGCAAGGGCATGGGCCTTGTAAGCGATGTCTTTACGCCTGAAATTCTCGAACAGATAAAGGGGTCGTCTGCGGTAGGTCATGTACGTTACTCCACCATGGGTTCCAGCACTATTGATAACGCCCAGCCTTTTGTGAGCCGCTTCAAGCTCGGTTCCATTGCAGTAGCCCACAACGGTACTCTCACCAATGCCAACGTGGTGCGGGAACTTCTTGAGGACGCAGGCATAGGTTTTACTTCCTCAAGCGACAGCGAAGTAATCGTCAACCTCATTGCCAAAAATTATAAAAAAGGCCTTGAGCGGGCTTTAACCGACACCATACAGTTCATCAAAGGTTCTTACGCCCTGGCTGTGCTCACCGACGAAGTCCTTGTAGGTGCGAGAGACCCCAACGGCATACGGCCCCTCTGCCTGGGCCAGCTCGACGGCGGATGGATACTCGCAAGCGAGTCCTGCGCAATTGACGCTATAGGCGGCAAATTTGTCCGCGACATCGAACCCGGCGAAGTGGTGATCATAGGCAAAGATCAGGTACTCACCTTCTCGTTCAGCGAAAAAACCCGCCGGGCGGTCTGCTCCTTTGAATATGTTTACTTTGCCCGCCCCGACAGCATCATCGACAAGGTTGATGTTTACGGCGCACGCATAAGAGCCGGAGAAATCCTCGGCAGGGAATCTGCGGTCGCGGCGGATTTAGTCATAGGCGTCCCCGATTCCGGCATACCCGCCGCCATAGGCTACGGCAGGGCCACCAAAACACCCTACGGCCTGGGCATTGTTAAAAGCAAATATGTGGGCCGTACCTTCATCTCCCCCAATCAAATCCAGCGGGAAAAAGCAGTGTCCGTAAAACACAATGTCATTGCCAGTGAAGTCAAAGACAAGCGTGTGGTGATCATAGACGATTCCATAGTGCGGGGCACCACAAGCCGCCGTCTGGTAGCAATATTGAAAGGCGCAGGCGCAAAAGAAGTGCATATCCGCGTATGTTCCCCGCCGGTGCGCTGTCCCTGTTATTTTGGCATCGACACCCCCCACCGCAAGGACCTCATCAGCAACGGCAACAGCGTCAGTGAACTCTGCCGTTCCCTGGGCGCCGACAGCCTTGCCTTTATTTCCGTCGAGGGCCTCCTCGAAGCCCTGGACGGCCAGGGCGGCTATTGCCTCGGCTGCTTCACCGGCGAATACCCCATTCCGGTTCCAGGCGAAGCGGGAGACGGGTGCTGA
- a CDS encoding response regulator: MFKKARNAIIRMVFSNEIPINARMFNVAMLLGIVSSVVGFISTVLQASSLISMVATFSLVVGTCLMLFLVNKTQKYKFAGLVVVFLICDVFFPLNFFSGGGIRSGMLAYFLLGTAVIACVLNGKEFYFMISLYIVVCTACFLIQYTGLLPVAPIMSETMLYTDIVVSFVASSLAFCLLIKYQTQIYIKAQQDAEIASKSKSEFLANMSHEIRTPMNAIIGMTSIGKSATDIDRKDYAFGKIENASTHLLGIINDILDMSKIEANKLELSYAEFDFEKMLQKVVNVINFRVEEKHQNFTIRIDKNIPQNLIGDDQRIAQVITNLLSNSVKFTPEEGSIHLDAHLVKEEGSPPDLPGVCTIQVEVTDTGIGINKEQQSRLFSSFQQAESSTSRKFGGTGLGLAISKRIVEMMGGSIWIESEPGKGSTFAFTVQTKRGDSKPASLLRPGVNWKNIRILAVDDAPEIREYFGDIASRLGITWDIAASGEDACALVKQNGPYDIYFVDWKMPGMDGIEFSRRIQEQKEENHSVIIMISAAEWVSIEGEAKAAGVDKFLPKPLFLSSITDYINECLGAGNTLSEQDSGDAEHFKAYHVLLAEDVEINREIVLALLEPTELQIDSAENGAEALRMFTETPDRYDMIFMDVQMPEMDGYEATRRIRALDIPRAKKIPIIAMTANVFREDIENCLAAGMNDHVGKPLDFKEVLEKLRQYLAKEPEYSLK; the protein is encoded by the coding sequence ATGTTCAAGAAAGCCAGAAATGCAATTATCCGGATGGTATTCTCCAATGAGATACCGATAAACGCACGAATGTTCAACGTAGCCATGCTTCTTGGCATCGTGAGCAGCGTTGTAGGTTTTATATCAACAGTTTTGCAGGCCTCCTCGCTCATCTCCATGGTGGCCACCTTTTCCCTGGTAGTCGGCACATGTCTGATGCTGTTCCTTGTAAACAAAACGCAAAAGTACAAATTTGCAGGACTGGTGGTGGTGTTTCTTATTTGCGATGTCTTCTTCCCCCTTAATTTTTTCTCCGGCGGGGGGATCCGCAGCGGCATGCTGGCATATTTTCTTTTGGGCACGGCTGTTATTGCCTGCGTGCTGAACGGTAAAGAATTCTATTTTATGATTTCCCTTTATATTGTTGTCTGCACTGCCTGTTTTTTAATCCAGTATACCGGCTTGCTGCCTGTAGCGCCGATTATGTCGGAAACTATGTTATATACTGACATTGTGGTGTCCTTTGTTGCTTCCAGCCTTGCCTTCTGCTTGCTTATCAAATACCAGACCCAAATATACATAAAAGCCCAGCAAGATGCAGAAATCGCATCCAAGTCCAAGTCGGAATTTCTTGCGAACATGAGCCACGAAATACGCACACCGATGAACGCCATTATCGGTATGACTTCCATCGGCAAGTCCGCTACCGACATTGACAGAAAAGATTACGCTTTTGGCAAAATCGAAAATGCATCCACCCATCTGCTCGGTATTATCAATGACATATTGGATATGTCAAAAATCGAGGCCAACAAGCTAGAGCTATCCTACGCTGAATTTGATTTTGAAAAAATGCTGCAAAAAGTGGTCAATGTCATCAACTTTCGGGTGGAGGAGAAACATCAAAATTTCACCATCCGCATCGACAAGAATATCCCGCAGAACCTGATCGGCGACGATCAACGGATAGCACAGGTTATCACAAACCTGCTCTCCAACTCGGTCAAATTCACACCCGAAGAAGGCAGCATCCATCTCGACGCACACCTTGTGAAGGAAGAAGGCAGTCCCCCGGATCTGCCCGGCGTCTGTACCATACAGGTCGAGGTGACAGACACAGGCATCGGTATAAACAAGGAACAGCAGTCGCGGCTGTTCAGTTCCTTCCAGCAGGCCGAGAGCAGTACCTCCCGCAAATTCGGCGGAACAGGGCTTGGCCTTGCCATCTCGAAGCGCATAGTTGAGATGATGGGCGGATCAATCTGGATTGAATCAGAGCCGGGTAAAGGTTCCACTTTTGCCTTCACCGTACAGACCAAGCGGGGCGATTCAAAACCTGCGAGCCTCCTGCGGCCGGGCGTTAACTGGAAGAATATCCGCATCCTCGCGGTGGACGATGCGCCTGAAATCCGGGAATACTTCGGCGATATTGCGAGCCGGCTCGGCATCACATGGGACATTGCTGCCAGCGGCGAAGATGCCTGTGCATTGGTAAAGCAGAACGGCCCCTATGACATTTATTTTGTAGACTGGAAAATGCCCGGAATGGACGGAATAGAATTTTCTCGCCGTATACAAGAACAGAAGGAAGAGAATCATTCCGTCATTATCATGATTTCCGCAGCAGAATGGGTATCGATTGAAGGCGAGGCAAAGGCCGCCGGGGTGGACAAATTCCTGCCCAAGCCTCTGTTCCTCTCCTCTATCACAGATTACATCAACGAATGTCTCGGCGCCGGTAATACCCTTTCGGAGCAGGATTCAGGTGATGCAGAGCACTTTAAAGCTTATCACGTGCTGTTGGCTGAAGATGTGGAAATTAACAGGGAAATTGTCCTTGCCCTGCTGGAACCCACGGAACTGCAAATCGACTCCGCGGAAAACGGCGCCGAAGCGCTGCGAATGTTCACCGAAACACCAGACCGCTACGACATGATTTTCATGGACGTGCAAATGCCGGAGATGGACGGTTATGAAGCCACGCGCCGCATCCGCGCCCTGGATATTCCCCGTGCAAAAAAAATCCCCATAATCGCTATGACGGCGAATGTTTTCCGTGAGGATATTGAAAACTGCCTTGCCGCAGGCATGAACGACCACGTGGGCAAGCCACTGGATTTTAAAGAGGTGCTGGAAAAACTGCGCCAATACCTGGCGAAAGAGCCTGAATACAGTCTGAAGTAA
- a CDS encoding ATP-binding protein gives MGRSFYSVKHIRLPELLDDLAVARGEGVFPKIIQVYKKNDLLILDKWLLTPLSETESRDLLEVVESRCSNNSTIFTSQVEPGGWHGKIGSVPIADAILDRTVHNSYTVNIRGEKSMRKRKSVI, from the coding sequence ATAGGACGTAGTTTCTATTCCGTGAAGCACATCCGCTTGCCTGAATTGCTGGATGACCTTGCCGTTGCGCGGGGCGAAGGGGTGTTTCCCAAAATAATACAGGTTTATAAAAAAAACGACCTGCTCATTCTGGACAAATGGCTGTTGACCCCCCTTTCTGAAACTGAAAGCCGGGACCTTCTTGAAGTAGTTGAGTCCCGCTGTTCCAATAATTCCACCATATTCACAAGCCAGGTAGAACCAGGCGGCTGGCATGGAAAGATTGGCTCTGTTCCCATTGCTGACGCTATTCTCGACCGGACAGTTCATAATTCTTATACCGTCAATATCCGGGGAGAAAAATCTATGCGTAAACGCAAGAGTGTCATTTAA
- a CDS encoding LacI family DNA-binding transcriptional regulator has translation MPVITIKDVAKTAQVSIGTASMALNGKTIVNKQTKEKVLAAAKELGYLPNKYARLLNSKQTYVIGLSITDITNPFFGVIIDFIQEELAKDNYDIMLGITKGSTTKEQQVINKFIEMQVDGVIIVPSHKHISSTVHLQNLKNRNIPFCFITTYYVNVPAPCVMTDLSEGSYQLTKYLLRTGHKKIVYIVANRSMPVSNLRVEGYLNAYREAGIHFSQDWIVISEPTYDGGYDSTNKILAKGCPDAILAMNDIMAMGVLKHLKENNLQVPDSISVAGYDDLLYASLLETTLTTVQQPVRQMCQKACEVILHKINQPDDINEKILLRPQLIIRGSTAERNGGT, from the coding sequence ATGCCGGTAATTACAATTAAAGATGTGGCAAAAACAGCCCAGGTTTCCATTGGTACTGCCTCCATGGCCCTTAACGGCAAGACAATCGTTAATAAGCAGACTAAAGAAAAGGTACTGGCTGCTGCCAAGGAATTGGGCTATCTTCCTAATAAGTACGCCCGCCTGCTGAACAGCAAACAAACCTACGTTATCGGACTTAGTATTACCGATATCACCAATCCCTTTTTTGGTGTTATTATTGACTTTATTCAGGAAGAACTCGCAAAAGATAATTACGATATTATGCTGGGTATAACCAAGGGTAGCACAACCAAAGAACAGCAGGTTATCAATAAGTTTATAGAAATGCAGGTGGATGGGGTTATTATAGTGCCTTCCCATAAGCATATTTCCAGTACTGTTCATCTGCAGAATCTAAAAAACAGAAATATCCCTTTTTGTTTTATAACTACCTATTATGTCAATGTACCTGCTCCCTGTGTTATGACCGATCTGAGTGAAGGTTCTTATCAGCTTACTAAATATCTTCTTAGGACAGGACATAAAAAGATCGTATATATTGTAGCTAACAGATCTATGCCTGTTTCCAATCTCCGTGTTGAGGGTTATCTGAATGCATACCGGGAAGCAGGTATCCATTTTTCCCAGGATTGGATTGTGATAAGTGAACCTACCTATGACGGCGGGTATGATTCAACTAATAAAATACTGGCAAAAGGCTGCCCCGACGCTATTCTGGCCATGAACGATATCATGGCTATGGGGGTACTTAAACATTTAAAGGAAAATAACCTACAGGTTCCGGACAGTATATCCGTAGCAGGATATGACGATTTGCTCTATGCTTCCCTGCTGGAAACTACTCTGACCACTGTTCAGCAGCCTGTACGTCAAATGTGCCAGAAGGCCTGTGAAGTAATCCTCCATAAGATAAACCAGCCTGATGATATAAACGAAAAAATATTACTTCGACCTCAGCTTATTATACGGGGATCAACGGCAGAACGGAATGGAGGCACCTAG
- a CDS encoding AGE family epimerase/isomerase — MMNGKMTEPLRQLRNEMAQVLRDKMIPFWLNRSIDTEWGGYLTSIDEKGIVSPDEPKFIVTQARMLWGFSALRKYVDPKDAARIENAARQGYQFLIKNFWDKEFGGFFWSTTKAGVCTDPGKLSYAQSFAIYALSEYALQFGDPEAREYAEKTFNAMQIYAADTLYGGYYENMQMDWSLAGNGMYAGDRKSLDIHMHLMESFTTLYKATQKEIHRRKLIEVINLILLRMADREKGYGFNQFDISFKKIPAINIYRTWNAERETNERIDEPKDTTSYGHNVELSWLLAVAYDALGTNPGKDSEIMSRFLDHSIKYGYDNEYGGIYRDGIADSPALVTDKEWWQNFEAMTGYLNGYFRFGKEDYLKHCENTWEFIKKHFLIEPFGESRQLLARKGESIIPTIGNPWKGIYHTGRALAECISIAEKIENGGKTW; from the coding sequence ATGATGAACGGGAAAATGACAGAGCCTTTGAGGCAGTTACGGAACGAAATGGCTCAAGTACTGCGGGATAAGATGATTCCCTTTTGGCTCAATCGCAGCATAGATACAGAATGGGGAGGGTACCTAACCTCAATTGACGAAAAAGGTATCGTTTCTCCCGATGAACCTAAATTTATAGTCACCCAAGCCCGTATGCTTTGGGGTTTTTCTGCATTGAGGAAATATGTGGACCCCAAAGACGCCGCCCGTATCGAAAACGCTGCGAGGCAGGGTTATCAATTTTTAATCAAAAATTTTTGGGACAAGGAATTCGGCGGATTCTTCTGGAGTACTACCAAGGCCGGAGTTTGTACCGACCCGGGAAAGCTAAGTTATGCTCAAAGTTTCGCTATATATGCCTTAAGTGAATATGCGCTACAGTTTGGAGACCCAGAAGCCAGGGAATATGCGGAAAAAACCTTTAATGCGATGCAAATTTACGCAGCTGATACCCTTTATGGCGGATATTATGAGAATATGCAGATGGATTGGTCTTTGGCCGGAAACGGCATGTATGCAGGAGATCGAAAATCACTGGATATCCATATGCACCTTATGGAGTCCTTTACAACCCTGTATAAGGCAACTCAAAAGGAAATTCACCGCCGCAAACTGATTGAAGTAATCAATCTCATTCTGTTGCGCATGGCCGACAGGGAAAAGGGCTATGGATTTAACCAGTTTGATATATCTTTTAAAAAAATCCCTGCAATAAATATTTACCGTACCTGGAATGCAGAACGTGAAACAAACGAACGTATTGACGAGCCCAAAGACACAACTTCCTATGGGCATAATGTGGAGTTGAGCTGGCTCCTTGCCGTTGCTTATGATGCTCTTGGAACGAATCCCGGTAAAGATTCAGAAATTATGAGCCGGTTTCTGGATCATTCAATTAAATACGGCTATGACAACGAATATGGCGGCATATACCGGGATGGTATTGCTGACAGTCCTGCATTGGTCACAGATAAGGAATGGTGGCAAAATTTTGAGGCAATGACAGGTTACCTAAACGGATATTTCCGCTTTGGCAAGGAAGATTACCTTAAGCACTGTGAGAATACCTGGGAATTTATCAAAAAGCATTTCTTAATTGAACCCTTTGGAGAATCCAGGCAGCTCTTGGCAAGGAAGGGTGAATCGATCATCCCCACCATAGGAAATCCCTGGAAAGGAATTTATCATACAGGACGGGCATTGGCTGAATGTATCAGTATTGCTGAAAAAATTGAGAATGGAGGAAAAACATGGTAA
- a CDS encoding ABC transporter substrate-binding protein yields the protein MKARKTEWALAVLFMLLVTAFFASGCKGKDSAAASSSAAGSGGTTITYLMWGEPTRTGSMQRLADAFHQKYPNVTVDIDNAGDNFGVKFNTLVAAGTPPDAALVNELFGAGLYSNGFYENIYSNIQNDKDFLNNTYNKIADPVKSPFTMSANEVFALPTMNYVTLLFYNKDMFDAAGLSYPDESWDWNTFRENAKKLTIRQGNNTTQYGTFFTRLIVYEQSWFFSNGVEIISQDRSHTDIGTPAGIESFKTMQAIIHTDKSAPIPDTTGGAQVSNISFDTGKVAMQLFGAWMIPPYATLPFNWGVSSVPKGPKGIVPAAFPNGMGVGKGSKNNSAAFDWVKFCTTEEGQLIIAEEGLAQPTLESVMNSPAFANASKQADMNIVKRELLRSQGPNAVARWAAIGGDNDSYINSALDRIMIYNENVDSVIKEIVPGIDKILSEVSQGKVN from the coding sequence ATGAAAGCACGAAAGACAGAATGGGCGCTTGCTGTATTGTTTATGCTGTTGGTTACAGCATTTTTTGCAAGCGGATGTAAAGGCAAAGATTCTGCTGCCGCCTCAAGTTCCGCGGCAGGGAGTGGCGGAACAACAATAACCTACCTCATGTGGGGTGAACCAACCCGCACAGGATCCATGCAGAGATTGGCCGATGCATTTCACCAGAAATATCCGAACGTAACAGTCGATATTGACAATGCCGGCGATAACTTTGGCGTTAAGTTCAATACCCTGGTGGCAGCAGGTACTCCCCCTGATGCAGCGCTGGTTAATGAGCTTTTTGGCGCAGGACTTTATTCAAACGGCTTCTATGAAAACATCTACAGTAATATTCAGAATGATAAAGACTTCCTGAACAATACCTACAACAAGATTGCAGATCCGGTAAAATCACCCTTTACTATGTCTGCAAATGAGGTATTCGCTCTGCCTACCATGAACTATGTAACCCTGCTTTTCTACAACAAAGATATGTTTGATGCGGCAGGCCTCTCATATCCTGATGAAAGCTGGGATTGGAATACCTTCAGGGAAAATGCCAAAAAGCTGACCATCAGGCAGGGAAACAACACCACCCAGTATGGTACTTTCTTCACAAGGCTTATTGTTTATGAACAATCCTGGTTCTTCTCCAATGGCGTCGAAATTATTTCCCAGGATCGTTCCCATACGGATATCGGAACTCCTGCGGGGATTGAAAGCTTCAAAACCATGCAGGCTATTATTCATACCGATAAATCGGCGCCCATCCCCGATACAACCGGCGGCGCCCAGGTAAGCAATATCAGCTTTGATACCGGTAAAGTAGCCATGCAGCTTTTCGGCGCATGGATGATTCCTCCCTATGCGACACTTCCCTTTAACTGGGGCGTTTCTTCTGTACCCAAGGGCCCCAAAGGCATTGTACCTGCTGCATTCCCGAATGGTATGGGTGTAGGCAAGGGAAGCAAAAATAACAGCGCTGCCTTTGACTGGGTTAAATTCTGCACTACTGAAGAAGGTCAGCTGATCATTGCCGAAGAAGGCCTTGCCCAGCCGACTCTGGAATCCGTAATGAATAGCCCTGCCTTTGCAAATGCCTCCAAACAGGCAGATATGAACATTGTAAAGCGTGAACTGCTCCGTTCTCAGGGGCCGAATGCTGTTGCGCGCTGGGCTGCCATAGGCGGAGACAACGACTCTTATATCAATTCAGCATTGGACAGGATTATGATCTATAATGAAAATGTTGATTCTGTTATAAAAGAAATAGTGCCCGGTATTGATAAGATTTTGTCTGAAGTTTCTCAGGGAAAAGTTAACTAA
- a CDS encoding carbohydrate ABC transporter permease, giving the protein MVLTKSTRESLAGYLFIAPNFLGFMLFAVLPVLASFGLGLTSWNIAGQYKFIGLSNYIEMFTQDPKFYKVLGNTIYFSLLYIPLVLVCSIGLAMLVNRPLKGVISFRFMYFLPVVTSAVAASMVFQWMYNTEFGLLNYFLGLFGLGKVAWLTDRRIVMLCVVIVNLWKNAGRLMVIYLAGLQGISRVLYEAAEIDGAGPVLRFFKITLPMLSPTTFFILITSVIDSFQIFEIVFTLTGGGPLNSTNTIVTYIYEESFNHFRMGYACSLSMILFTMIFIFTVIQFRLQKNWVQSDVQ; this is encoded by the coding sequence ATGGTATTGACGAAAAGCACGCGGGAATCATTAGCCGGATATCTTTTTATAGCACCTAATTTTTTGGGGTTCATGTTATTTGCGGTACTTCCGGTTCTTGCATCATTTGGACTTGGCTTAACAAGCTGGAATATAGCCGGTCAATATAAATTTATCGGCCTGAGCAATTATATTGAAATGTTTACCCAGGATCCAAAATTTTATAAAGTTCTTGGGAATACCATTTATTTTTCACTTTTGTATATACCCCTGGTTTTAGTATGCTCCATAGGCCTGGCTATGCTTGTTAACCGGCCCTTAAAAGGAGTTATATCATTCCGGTTTATGTATTTTTTGCCGGTGGTTACTTCTGCGGTTGCAGCGTCCATGGTGTTCCAATGGATGTATAACACTGAATTCGGCCTGTTGAATTATTTTCTTGGCCTGTTTGGACTTGGAAAAGTTGCATGGCTGACAGACAGGCGGATCGTCATGCTCTGCGTAGTAATTGTCAATTTGTGGAAAAATGCCGGAAGATTGATGGTCATTTACCTCGCCGGTCTGCAAGGGATATCCCGTGTTTTATATGAGGCGGCAGAAATTGACGGTGCCGGGCCTGTGCTTCGGTTTTTTAAAATTACCCTGCCCATGCTTTCTCCGACAACCTTTTTTATTTTAATCACCTCTGTCATAGATTCTTTCCAGATATTTGAAATAGTATTTACCTTGACCGGAGGCGGTCCGTTGAATTCAACAAATACTATTGTTACCTACATTTATGAGGAAAGTTTCAATCATTTCAGAATGGGCTATGCTTGTTCGCTTTCAATGATTTTATTTACAATGATATTCATTTTTACAGTAATACAATTCAGGCTGCAGAAAAATTGGGTGCAGTCTGATGTACAATGA